From the genome of Chania multitudinisentens RB-25, one region includes:
- a CDS encoding glycerol-3-phosphate responsive antiterminator, translated as MSIVELLRLHPVIAAVKDHESLQIAVKSDCQIISVLYGNICNIGRIVQQIKEAGKYAFVHVDLLEGSSNKEIVINFLKIVTAADGIISTKAAMVKAARQHGFYAIHRLFIMDSISFHNIDKQVAQSTPDCIEILPGCMPKVLGWVAEKIDLPIIAGGLVCDEDDAQTALRAGAIAVATTNHDVWKLKL; from the coding sequence GTGTCTATTGTTGAACTATTAAGGCTGCATCCGGTGATTGCAGCGGTAAAAGATCATGAAAGCCTACAGATTGCGGTGAAGTCGGATTGCCAGATTATCTCTGTGCTGTACGGCAATATCTGCAATATTGGCCGCATCGTGCAGCAGATTAAAGAGGCTGGTAAGTATGCTTTCGTGCATGTTGACTTGCTGGAGGGCAGTTCCAACAAAGAAATCGTGATCAATTTCCTGAAAATTGTTACGGCTGCTGATGGCATTATCAGCACCAAAGCGGCGATGGTGAAAGCCGCGCGGCAGCACGGTTTTTACGCTATTCATCGGTTGTTTATCATGGACTCCATTTCCTTTCACAATATTGATAAACAAGTTGCGCAATCAACGCCGGACTGCATCGAAATCCTGCCGGGGTGTATGCCTAAAGTGCTGGGCTGGGTGGCAGAGAAAATCGATTTGCCGATTATCGCCGGTGGGCTGGTGTGCGACGAAGACGATGCGCAAACTGCGCTGCGCGCTGGAGCGATTGCGGTTGCGACGACTAATCATGATGTGTGGAAATTGAAGCTGTAA
- the metH gene encoding methionine synthase codes for MTVTNRVEQLRQQLAQRILVLDGGMGTMIQSYRLEEQDYRGERFADWQSDLKGNNDLLVLTKPEVITAIHHGYLEAGADILETNTFNATSIAMADYQMASLSAEINHQAALLARACADEWTARTPQKPRYVAGVLGPTNRTASISPNVNDPAFRNVSFDQLVEAYRESTRALVAGGVDLIMIETIFDTLNAKAAAFAVETEFEALGVTLPIMISGTITDASGRTLSGQTTEAFYNSLRHVKPLTFGLNCALGPDELRQYVAELARISESYVTAHPNAGLPNAFGEYDLDAEAMAEQVGEWAHAGFLNIIGGCCGTTPAHIAAMAQAVEGVPPRKLPELPVACRLSGLEPLNIDVTSLFVNVGERTNVTGSARFKRLIKEEKYSEALAVARQQVESGAQIIDINMDEGMLDAEAAMVRFLNLIAGEPDIARVPIMIDSSKWSVIEKGLKCIQGKGIVNSISMKEGEEAFIHHAKLVRRYGAAVVVMAFDEVGQADTRERKFEICRRAYQILTERVGFPPEDIIFDPNIFAVATGIEEHNNYAVDFIEACGDIKTHLPHAMISGGVSNVSFSFRGNEPVREAIHAVFLYHAIRNGMDMGIVNAGQLAIYDDLSTELRDAVEDVVLNRRPDGTERLLELAEKYRGNKEGEVAVQQAEWRGWPVAKRLEYSLVKGITEFIELDTEEARQQAERPIEVIEGPLMAGMNVVGDLFGEGKMFLPQVVKSARVMKQAVAYLEPYIEASKQKGSTAGKILLATVKGDVHDIGKNIVGVVLQCNNYEIIDLGVMVPTDKILKTAREQKVDIIGLSGLITPSLDEMVNVAKEMERQGFTLPLLIGGATTSKAHTAVKIEQNYSGPTTYVQNASRTVGVVSALLSDSQRDEFVVRTRKEYETVRIQHGRKKPRTPPVSLQQARDNAMVLDWANYQPPVPNQLGVFPVTASINQLRHYIDWTPFFMTWSLAGKYPRILEDEVVGEEAKRLFHDANQMLDQLAASGSLNPRGVYGLFPANRVGDDVEVYRDENRDELLVVSRHLRQQTEKTDFPNYCLADFVAPKSSGKADYFGAFAVTGGLEEDALAEAYDAKHDDYNKIMVKALSDRLAEAFAEYLHEQVRKLHWGYAADENLSNEELIRENYQGIRPAPGYPACPEHTEKAEIWQLLEVHRHTGMELTESFAMWPGAAVSGWYFSHPESKYFAVAQIQRDQVEDYAVRKGMSVSEVERWLAPNLGYDADN; via the coding sequence GTGACAGTGACGAATCGAGTGGAACAACTGCGCCAGCAGTTAGCGCAGCGTATTTTAGTGTTGGACGGCGGTATGGGCACTATGATCCAGAGTTATCGGCTGGAGGAGCAGGATTACCGTGGGGAACGTTTTGCTGATTGGCAAAGCGATCTGAAAGGCAACAACGATTTGCTGGTGCTGACCAAGCCAGAGGTGATCACGGCGATTCATCATGGCTATTTGGAGGCCGGCGCCGATATTCTGGAAACCAACACCTTCAATGCCACCTCGATTGCCATGGCCGACTACCAGATGGCGTCGCTGTCTGCCGAGATTAACCATCAGGCCGCGTTGCTGGCTCGCGCCTGTGCCGATGAATGGACTGCACGTACCCCGCAAAAACCGCGCTACGTCGCTGGGGTGCTGGGCCCAACCAATCGCACCGCGTCGATTTCACCCAATGTTAACGATCCGGCATTTCGTAATGTTTCTTTCGATCAGCTGGTGGAAGCCTACCGCGAATCGACCCGCGCGCTGGTGGCAGGCGGTGTCGATCTGATTATGATCGAAACCATTTTCGATACCCTGAATGCCAAAGCCGCAGCCTTTGCGGTAGAAACCGAATTTGAAGCCTTGGGTGTGACGTTGCCGATCATGATTTCCGGCACCATTACCGATGCTTCTGGCCGCACCCTGTCCGGCCAAACCACCGAAGCCTTCTACAATTCGCTGCGCCACGTTAAGCCACTGACCTTCGGCCTGAACTGTGCGCTTGGCCCGGATGAACTGCGCCAATATGTGGCGGAACTGGCGCGCATTTCTGAAAGTTATGTCACTGCGCACCCTAATGCCGGTTTACCGAACGCTTTTGGTGAATACGATCTGGATGCTGAAGCAATGGCAGAACAGGTCGGCGAATGGGCGCATGCGGGTTTCCTGAATATCATCGGCGGTTGCTGCGGCACCACGCCAGCCCATATCGCCGCGATGGCGCAGGCGGTAGAGGGCGTGCCGCCCCGCAAGCTGCCAGAGCTGCCGGTGGCTTGCCGTTTATCCGGCCTGGAACCGCTGAATATTGATGTTACATCGCTGTTCGTCAACGTGGGCGAACGCACCAACGTTACCGGCTCGGCTCGTTTCAAACGCTTGATCAAAGAAGAAAAATACAGCGAAGCGCTGGCTGTGGCGCGCCAGCAGGTGGAAAGCGGTGCACAAATCATCGACATCAACATGGATGAGGGGATGCTCGACGCCGAAGCGGCGATGGTGCGCTTCCTTAACCTGATCGCCGGTGAGCCGGATATTGCCCGTGTGCCGATTATGATCGACTCCTCCAAATGGAGCGTGATCGAAAAAGGGCTGAAATGCATTCAGGGCAAGGGCATCGTTAACTCGATCTCAATGAAAGAAGGTGAAGAAGCCTTTATTCACCATGCCAAACTGGTGCGCCGCTACGGTGCCGCAGTGGTGGTGATGGCGTTTGATGAAGTGGGTCAGGCCGATACCCGCGAGCGCAAGTTCGAGATTTGCCGCCGTGCTTATCAGATTCTCACTGAACGCGTCGGCTTCCCGCCGGAAGACATCATTTTTGACCCGAATATTTTCGCTGTTGCTACCGGGATCGAGGAGCATAACAACTACGCCGTTGACTTTATCGAAGCCTGCGGTGATATCAAAACCCATCTGCCGCACGCGATGATCTCCGGTGGTGTCTCCAACGTCTCGTTCTCGTTCCGTGGTAACGAACCGGTGCGTGAAGCGATTCACGCGGTATTCCTGTATCACGCCATCCGTAACGGTATGGATATGGGGATCGTCAACGCTGGGCAACTGGCGATTTACGACGATCTGAGCACCGAGCTGCGCGATGCGGTGGAGGATGTGGTGCTCAACCGCCGCCCGGACGGCACCGAACGCTTGCTGGAACTGGCAGAAAAATACCGTGGCAACAAAGAAGGTGAAGTGGCGGTACAGCAGGCTGAATGGCGCGGCTGGCCGGTGGCAAAACGCCTGGAATACTCACTGGTTAAAGGCATCACTGAGTTTATTGAACTCGACACCGAAGAGGCGCGCCAGCAAGCCGAGCGCCCGATCGAAGTGATCGAGGGGCCGTTGATGGCTGGAATGAACGTGGTGGGCGATTTGTTCGGCGAAGGGAAAATGTTCCTGCCGCAGGTGGTGAAATCTGCCCGCGTGATGAAGCAGGCGGTGGCTTATCTCGAACCCTATATTGAAGCCAGCAAACAGAAAGGCAGCACGGCGGGCAAGATCCTGCTGGCGACGGTGAAGGGCGATGTGCATGACATTGGCAAGAATATCGTTGGCGTAGTGCTGCAATGTAATAACTACGAAATTATCGATCTGGGCGTGATGGTGCCGACGGACAAAATCCTCAAGACCGCACGCGAACAGAAGGTGGATATTATCGGCCTGTCGGGCCTGATCACCCCGTCGCTGGACGAGATGGTGAACGTAGCGAAAGAGATGGAGCGTCAGGGCTTTACCCTGCCGTTGCTGATCGGCGGTGCGACTACCTCTAAGGCGCACACCGCAGTGAAAATCGAACAGAACTACAGCGGGCCGACCACTTACGTGCAAAACGCCTCGCGTACCGTTGGTGTGGTATCGGCGCTGCTGTCGGATAGCCAACGTGACGAGTTTGTTGTCCGCACACGCAAAGAATACGAAACCGTGCGTATCCAGCACGGGCGCAAAAAACCGCGCACGCCGCCGGTCAGTTTGCAACAGGCGCGGGATAACGCCATGGTGCTGGATTGGGCAAACTACCAGCCACCGGTGCCGAACCAACTGGGGGTATTCCCGGTCACTGCGAGCATCAACCAACTGCGCCACTATATCGACTGGACGCCGTTCTTTATGACCTGGTCGCTGGCGGGCAAATATCCGCGCATTCTGGAAGATGAGGTGGTGGGGGAAGAAGCCAAACGCCTGTTCCACGATGCCAATCAGATGCTGGATCAACTGGCAGCCAGCGGCAGCCTCAACCCACGCGGCGTCTACGGCCTGTTCCCGGCTAACCGAGTCGGTGACGATGTTGAAGTTTACCGCGATGAAAACCGTGACGAATTGCTGGTGGTCAGCCGCCACCTGCGCCAGCAGACCGAAAAAACCGACTTCCCGAACTACTGTCTGGCGGATTTTGTGGCGCCGAAAAGCAGCGGTAAAGCGGATTATTTTGGCGCGTTTGCCGTCACTGGCGGTTTGGAAGAGGATGCGCTGGCGGAGGCCTATGATGCCAAGCACGATGATTACAACAAAATCATGGTGAAGGCGTTGTCGGATCGCTTAGCGGAAGCCTTTGCCGAATATCTGCATGAGCAGGTGCGTAAGCTGCACTGGGGCTATGCAGCGGATGAAAATCTGAGTAACGAAGAACTGATCCGGGAAAACTATCAGGGTATCCGCCCGGCACCCGGCTATCCAGCCTGCCCGGAGCATACCGAAAAAGCCGAGATCTGGCAGTTGCTGGAGGTTCACCGCCATACCGGCATGGAATTGACCGAATCTTTTGCCATGTGGCCAGGGGCAGCGGTTTCCGGTTGGTATTTCAGCCACCCAGAGAGCAAATATTTTGCCGTGGCGCAAATTCAGCGCGATCAGGTGGAGGATTACGCGGTGCGCAAAGGGATGAGTGTTAGCGAGGTTGAACGCTGGTTGGCCCCGAATCTGGGGTACGACGCGGATAATTGA